One Pseudonocardia abyssalis DNA segment encodes these proteins:
- a CDS encoding pyridoxal phosphate-dependent aminotransferase, whose translation MLVERMQPFTSTIFAEMSALALRTGAINLGQGFPDTNGPPSLLADAAANITGGVNQYPPGPGVPALRAAVAEHQSRFHGLSVDPDDVLVTTGATEAIAAAVLGLCEPGDEVVTFQPFYDSYAATVALAGAVLKAVPLRPPSFGFDPSELRAAFSARTRVVLLNTPHNPTGAVFTAVQLAEIGELAAEFGAVVVADEVYEHMVFSGAVHTPIATLPGMAERTLTISSAGKTFSVTGWKVGWVHGPSELVAAVRAAKQFLTYVSGAPFQPAIAAALALPDSFYTDLASGLQGKRDLLSDGLRAAGLTVYPSAGTYFVVTDVAPLGVTDGADFCWRLPELIGVAAVPVSVFCTDPELGRTLVRFAFCKRDEVLTEAVSRLAGLRAALGSTP comes from the coding sequence ATGCTGGTCGAGCGGATGCAACCGTTCACGTCCACGATCTTCGCCGAGATGTCGGCGCTGGCCCTGCGGACGGGGGCGATCAACCTCGGCCAGGGCTTCCCCGACACCAACGGACCGCCGTCGCTGCTCGCCGACGCGGCGGCCAACATCACCGGCGGGGTCAACCAGTACCCGCCCGGACCCGGCGTCCCGGCGCTACGGGCGGCGGTGGCGGAGCACCAGAGCCGGTTCCACGGCCTGTCGGTCGACCCGGACGACGTGCTCGTCACGACCGGGGCCACCGAGGCGATCGCGGCCGCGGTGCTCGGGCTGTGCGAGCCGGGCGACGAGGTCGTCACGTTCCAGCCGTTCTACGACTCCTACGCCGCGACGGTGGCGCTGGCCGGGGCCGTCCTGAAGGCCGTGCCGCTGCGACCGCCGTCGTTCGGCTTCGACCCCTCCGAGTTGCGCGCGGCCTTCTCGGCGCGGACCCGGGTCGTACTGCTCAACACCCCGCACAACCCGACCGGGGCGGTGTTCACCGCGGTGCAGCTGGCCGAGATCGGCGAGCTGGCCGCGGAGTTCGGGGCGGTGGTCGTCGCCGACGAGGTGTACGAGCACATGGTCTTCTCCGGCGCCGTGCACACCCCGATCGCGACGCTGCCCGGGATGGCCGAGCGCACGCTGACGATCTCCTCGGCCGGCAAGACGTTCTCGGTGACGGGGTGGAAGGTCGGCTGGGTGCACGGGCCCTCCGAGCTGGTGGCGGCGGTGCGCGCGGCGAAGCAGTTCCTCACCTACGTCAGCGGGGCGCCGTTCCAGCCCGCCATTGCCGCCGCGCTCGCCCTGCCCGACTCCTTCTACACCGACCTCGCCTCAGGCCTGCAGGGCAAGCGCGACCTGCTCTCCGACGGCCTACGTGCGGCGGGCCTGACCGTGTACCCCTCGGCGGGTACCTACTTCGTGGTCACCGACGTCGCGCCGCTGGGCGTCACCGACGGGGCGGACTTCTGCTGGCGGCTGCCGGAGCTGATCGGGGTGGCCGCGGTGCCGGTGTCGGTGTTCTGCACCGACCCGGAACTGGGTCGCACGCTGGTGCGGTTCGCGTTCTGCAAGCGCGACGAGGTGTTGACGGAGGCGGTCTCC
- a CDS encoding multidrug effflux MFS transporter yields MTTTPDRVELSTAPDRGQRLRLIVILGALIALGPLTIDMYLPALPTITAEFLTTSATVQLTLTGTLIGLALGQLAIGPLSDAFGRKRPLLLGTGLHVLASVLCVVAPNVAVLGGLRVLQGVGAAAGAVIALAIVRDLYTGRPAATMLSRLILVMGVAPVVAPTLGGALLSVTSWRGVFAALAVYGLVLIPIAYRFLPETLPQARRRTAGVAGTIRDYGALFGDRAFVGLVIVAGLAMSALLGYVSGSSFVFQQQYGLDQQQFGLVFGSGAIWLIAATQANPVLLRWFDPRQILTAAVAAGAVAGAVLVVVAATGAGGLVGLVAAMWVVLFTVGFALPNAPAVALSRHGEAAGTAAALLGAVQFGIGAVISPVVGVLGNDALAMGTVVAGGLFLALVVLITVVRPWTLADVEPDSAAVPVH; encoded by the coding sequence GTGACGACCACCCCCGATCGTGTCGAGCTGAGCACGGCCCCCGACCGGGGTCAGCGGCTGCGGCTGATCGTCATCCTGGGCGCGCTGATCGCGCTGGGCCCGCTGACGATCGACATGTACCTCCCGGCCCTGCCGACCATCACCGCCGAGTTCCTGACCACGAGCGCCACGGTCCAGCTGACGCTGACCGGCACGCTGATCGGGCTCGCGCTGGGCCAGCTCGCGATCGGGCCGCTGTCCGACGCGTTCGGCCGCAAGCGCCCGCTGCTCCTCGGCACCGGTCTGCACGTCCTCGCGTCCGTGCTGTGCGTCGTGGCCCCGAACGTCGCGGTGCTCGGCGGGCTGCGCGTCCTGCAGGGCGTCGGCGCGGCCGCGGGGGCCGTCATCGCGCTGGCGATCGTGCGCGACCTCTACACCGGCCGCCCGGCTGCCACCATGCTGTCCCGGCTGATCCTGGTGATGGGCGTGGCCCCGGTCGTCGCGCCGACGCTGGGCGGGGCCCTGCTGTCGGTCACGTCCTGGCGCGGGGTGTTCGCCGCGCTGGCCGTGTACGGCCTCGTCCTCATCCCGATCGCGTACCGCTTCCTCCCGGAGACCCTGCCGCAGGCCCGGCGCCGGACCGCGGGCGTCGCGGGCACGATCCGCGACTACGGCGCCCTGTTCGGCGATCGCGCGTTCGTGGGGCTGGTGATCGTCGCGGGGCTCGCGATGTCGGCGCTGCTCGGCTACGTCTCCGGCTCGTCGTTCGTGTTCCAGCAGCAGTACGGGCTCGACCAGCAGCAGTTCGGCCTGGTCTTCGGCTCGGGCGCGATCTGGCTGATCGCGGCGACCCAGGCCAACCCGGTGCTGCTGCGCTGGTTCGACCCCCGTCAGATCCTCACGGCCGCCGTCGCCGCCGGGGCCGTCGCGGGTGCGGTGCTGGTCGTCGTCGCCGCCACCGGGGCGGGCGGGCTCGTCGGGCTCGTCGCCGCGATGTGGGTCGTGCTGTTCACCGTCGGTTTCGCCCTTCCGAACGCCCCCGCCGTCGCGCTGTCGCGGCACGGCGAGGCCGCGGGCACCGCAGCCGCCCTGCTCGGTGCCGTCCAGTTCGGCATCGGCGCGGTGATCTCGCCGGTCGTCGGGGTGCTGGGCAACGACGCGCTCGCGATGGGCACGGTCGTCGCCGGTGGCCTGTTCCTGGCGCTCGTCGTGCTGATCACGGTCGTGCGGCCGTGGACGCTCGCCGACGTGGAGCCCGACTCCGCCGCCGTGCCGGTTCACTGA
- the yczE gene encoding membrane protein YczE — protein MAAIELRPLPVTQDPVRRLAQLVAGLALYGTSMAMQIRATLGLNPWDVLHEGLVEQTSLGFGLITAITGVVVLLLWIPLRQRPGIGTVANVLVIAVTVDAALAVIPAPEGPVARIALMTAGIVLNGVASAAYVGARLGPGPRDGLMTGLAARTGRSLRLVRTGIEITVLAVGWLLGGTVGVGTVLYALAIGPLTQAFLPYLVVGARTQ, from the coding sequence ATGGCCGCGATCGAGCTCCGTCCCCTGCCCGTCACCCAGGACCCGGTCCGGCGGCTCGCCCAGCTGGTCGCCGGCCTCGCGCTGTACGGCACGTCGATGGCGATGCAGATCCGCGCGACGCTCGGGCTCAACCCGTGGGACGTGCTGCACGAGGGGTTGGTCGAGCAGACCTCGCTCGGCTTCGGACTGATCACCGCGATCACGGGCGTCGTGGTGCTGCTGCTGTGGATCCCGCTCCGGCAGCGACCGGGGATCGGGACGGTCGCGAACGTGCTGGTCATCGCCGTCACCGTCGACGCCGCACTCGCCGTGATCCCGGCCCCGGAGGGACCGGTCGCCCGCATCGCGCTGATGACGGCCGGGATCGTGCTCAACGGGGTGGCGTCGGCCGCCTACGTCGGCGCGCGACTGGGGCCCGGCCCGCGCGACGGCCTGATGACCGGACTCGCCGCCCGCACCGGCCGCTCCCTGCGGCTGGTGCGGACGGGCATCGAGATCACGGTGCTGGCCGTCGGCTGGCTGCTCGGCGGGACGGTCGGCGTCGGCACGGTGCTCTACGCGCTGGCCATCGGCCCGCTCACGCAGGCGTTCCTGCCGTACCTGGTCGTGGGGGCCCGAACTCAGTGA
- a CDS encoding TPM domain-containing protein, protein MRRLLVLGALLVGVGLLGGGIAAAEPPTRVGPTVTDNAGVLAAGDEARITEAFGRLREANGTQLFVVYVDSFDGAGGQEWADESASLSQFGRDDVLLAVATGDRAYGVSVADDYGQSDSTVASAIIDAENSLAADDWAGAAIALSDGLGGGAGGFPVAAAVLGGVVVVGGGVYLVGRRRRTRTAQAQAPADQPAAPRDEFTDIATDDLAYQASAGLIEVDEAVRTSEVELSAARGHFGDEAVAGFAAALEASKADMLRAFGVRQLLDDDVPEDEPAKRRMYADIIRACRAADERLDTQVAAFDALRNLEATAPEYVAGLAGRRETVLARIPQSEATWAQLSARYAPSALEPVAESLDRARHLLDVAGTEVTAARSQLDAGTRPAAVVSGRAAEDAVTQAETLLDGIPRRGAELVEAAAALPAARAETGQDLAEARALDPSLAPVVARAEAAVTASDQAEASDPIAALRLLDEAGTALDEAIAAARAEQDRRRRTAAVLEQTVLTARSAVAAASDFVTTRRGAVGAPARTRLAEAQRHLGLATSGGDPAVALREAQQADSLAQEALRLAQSDVSNWSAPSSSGSSLGVDLGSLILGGIISGATRGGGGFGGGGGFGGGGGGGRSPGSFGGSSSRGRRGGGGRF, encoded by the coding sequence GTGCGCAGATTGCTGGTGCTGGGGGCTCTGCTCGTCGGGGTCGGGCTGCTCGGGGGCGGGATCGCCGCGGCCGAGCCGCCGACGCGCGTCGGGCCGACGGTCACCGACAATGCGGGCGTGCTCGCCGCCGGGGACGAGGCCCGGATCACCGAGGCGTTCGGCCGGCTCCGCGAGGCCAACGGGACCCAGCTGTTCGTCGTCTATGTCGACTCCTTCGACGGCGCAGGCGGGCAGGAGTGGGCCGACGAGTCCGCGTCGCTGTCCCAGTTCGGCCGCGACGACGTGCTGCTCGCCGTCGCCACCGGGGACCGTGCCTACGGCGTCTCGGTCGCCGACGACTACGGACAGTCGGACTCGACGGTGGCCTCCGCGATCATCGACGCCGAGAACTCGCTCGCCGCCGACGACTGGGCGGGCGCGGCGATCGCGCTGTCCGACGGGCTCGGCGGCGGGGCGGGCGGGTTCCCCGTCGCGGCCGCGGTGCTCGGCGGGGTCGTCGTCGTGGGCGGGGGCGTCTACCTGGTGGGCCGCCGCCGGCGCACCCGCACCGCGCAGGCGCAGGCCCCGGCCGACCAGCCCGCCGCGCCCCGCGACGAGTTCACCGACATTGCCACCGACGACCTCGCCTACCAGGCCAGTGCCGGTCTGATCGAGGTCGACGAGGCGGTGCGCACGTCGGAGGTCGAGCTCTCGGCCGCGCGCGGCCACTTCGGCGACGAGGCCGTCGCCGGGTTCGCCGCGGCCCTGGAGGCGTCGAAGGCCGACATGCTCCGCGCGTTCGGCGTCCGCCAGCTGCTCGACGACGACGTGCCCGAGGACGAGCCGGCCAAGCGCCGGATGTACGCCGACATCATCCGCGCGTGCCGGGCGGCCGACGAGCGCCTCGACACCCAGGTCGCCGCGTTCGACGCGCTGCGCAACCTCGAGGCCACCGCCCCGGAGTACGTCGCGGGCCTCGCCGGGCGCCGCGAGACCGTGCTCGCCCGGATCCCGCAGTCCGAGGCGACCTGGGCGCAGCTCTCCGCGCGCTACGCCCCGAGTGCGCTGGAGCCGGTGGCCGAGTCGCTGGACCGGGCCCGGCACCTGCTCGACGTCGCGGGCACCGAGGTCACCGCCGCCCGCTCCCAGCTCGACGCGGGCACCCGCCCGGCCGCGGTCGTGTCCGGCCGGGCCGCGGAGGATGCCGTCACCCAGGCCGAGACGCTGCTCGACGGCATCCCGCGTCGCGGCGCCGAGCTGGTCGAGGCGGCGGCGGCCCTCCCGGCCGCGCGCGCGGAGACCGGGCAGGACCTGGCCGAGGCCCGCGCGCTCGACCCGTCGCTCGCGCCGGTCGTCGCCAGGGCCGAGGCCGCGGTCACGGCGTCGGACCAGGCCGAGGCGTCCGACCCGATCGCGGCCCTGCGGCTGCTCGACGAGGCCGGCACCGCGCTCGACGAGGCCATCGCGGCCGCCCGCGCGGAGCAGGACCGGCGCCGGCGCACCGCCGCGGTGCTGGAGCAGACCGTGCTCACCGCCCGCTCGGCCGTCGCGGCGGCGTCGGACTTCGTCACGACCCGGCGCGGGGCGGTGGGTGCGCCGGCCCGCACGCGGCTCGCCGAGGCCCAGCGCCACCTCGGCCTCGCGACGTCCGGCGGCGACCCGGCCGTCGCGCTGCGGGAGGCGCAGCAGGCCGATTCGCTGGCCCAGGAGGCGCTGCGGCTGGCCCAGTCCGACGTGTCGAACTGGTCGGCTCCGTCGTCGTCGGGCAGCAGCCTCGGCGTCGATCTCGGCAGCCTCATCCTCGGCGGCATCATCTCCGGGGCCACCCGTGGCGGCGGCGGCTTCGGCGGGGGTGGCGGCTTCGGTGGCGGAGGTGGCGGCGGCCGCTCGCCGGGAAGCTTCGGCGGCTCGTCGTCGCGGGGACGCCGGGGCGGCGGCGGACGCTTCTGA
- a CDS encoding bifunctional nuclease family protein encodes MSMMTMRVLRLVVHVRTREPVLLLGEVDGERCLPVFLRRPQADAIALGARGEDDPQLPQDVVVPLLQGLGHEIVGAEIVALVDSKFQADLVFADGARVELRPSDALAVAVREGLTIGVESAILDDVGQPIADLFPDGTDAPPEKQLEDFKKFIDGVSPDDFA; translated from the coding sequence ATGTCGATGATGACGATGCGCGTTCTGCGGCTGGTGGTCCACGTGCGGACCCGCGAGCCGGTGCTGCTCCTCGGTGAGGTCGACGGCGAGCGCTGCCTGCCCGTGTTCCTCCGCCGGCCCCAGGCCGACGCGATCGCGCTGGGCGCGCGCGGGGAGGACGACCCGCAGCTGCCCCAGGACGTGGTCGTCCCGCTGCTGCAGGGGCTGGGCCACGAGATCGTCGGGGCCGAGATCGTCGCGCTCGTCGACAGCAAGTTCCAGGCCGACCTGGTCTTCGCCGACGGGGCGCGGGTCGAGCTGCGCCCGAGCGACGCACTCGCCGTCGCGGTGCGGGAGGGCCTGACGATCGGGGTGGAGTCCGCGATCCTCGACGACGTGGGCCAGCCCATCGCCGACCTGTTCCCCGACGGCACCGACGCACCGCCGGAGAAGCAGCTCGAGGACTTCAAGAAGTTCATCGACGGGGTCTCACCCGACGACTTCGCCTGA